The Rhododendron vialii isolate Sample 1 chromosome 8a, ASM3025357v1 genome has a window encoding:
- the LOC131298857 gene encoding polyribonucleotide nucleotidyltransferase 2, mitochondrial — translation MLSLATKRTPVLKWTNLGRRTISTSRLHLAPSASESRSLPPSDYATPVAGTKVLESFTEEFEIGSKKITFETGKMARFANGAVVLAMEETKVLSTVASGKGDAVRDFLPLTVDYQEKQFAQGVIPTTFMRREGAPKERELLCGRLIDRPIRPLFPAGLYHEVQVMASVLSSDGKQDPDIMAANATSVALMLSDIPWGGPIGMIRIGRISGEFIVNPTMDELNMSDLNLVYACTKDKTLMIDVQAREISERDLEAALRLAHPEAVKYLEPQIRLAARAGKRKKEYKLSMMSEMTLEKVRNLAEAPIEAVFTDPTYGKFERGEALDRITQDVRRELEEEGDEESLKALPKTVDTVRKGIVRRRIIAEGLRVDGRRLDEVRPLFCEAGNLPQLHGSSLFSRGDTQVLCTVTLGAPGDAQRLDSLVGPSTKRFMLHYSFPPFCINEVGKRAGLNRREVGHGTLAEKALLAVLPPENELRYTIRINSEVMASDGSTSMATVCAGSMALMDAGIPLREHVAGVSVGLVTDVDPSTGIIKDYRILTDILGLEDHLGDMDFKIAGTRNGITAIQLDIKPAGIPLDIVCESLEPAFKARLQILDHMEQEINAPRTLDERNSPRIVTLKYSNEALRRLIGPLGALRRKIEEETGARISVNDGSLTIVAKNHGVLDKALEKVDFIIGREIEVGGIYKGVVTSIKEYGAFVEFNGGQQGLLHVSELSHEPVSRVSDVVSIGQQLHLKCIGQDIRGNIKLSLKETLPKPRSGTNNVVEIEGSFSQIKQATDSWASVGSIPTEQEKQHSAVSRHESSGVASSSYSSPSILIRSAAQCDEEEKSAGLKRNSKGGFEAPMNAKSLKIGVEATSKVHQIRARGLVLDLGGGIRGMYRFETNGKRDFVVGDELRVKCSSFTSKRIPVMSMAEDD, via the exons atgttaTCCCTCGCAACCAAGAGAACCCCCGTCCTCAAATGGACAAACCTCGGCCGCCGCACCATATCCACCAGTCGTCTCCACTTAGCCCCGTCCGCGTCGGAGTCGCGGTCGCTGCCGCCGTCCGATTACGCGACCCCCGTCGCCGGCACTAAGGTCCTTGAGTCGTTCACCGAGGAATTCGAAATCGGGTCAAAGAAGATCACTTTCGAGACGGGAAAGATGGCTCGGTTTGCCAACGGTGCTGTCGTTTTGGCCATGGAAGAGACCAAGGTTTTATCCACTGTTGCTTCGGGTAAAGGCGACGCCGTTCGTGACTTCCTGCCCCTCACT GTTGATTACCAAGAGAAACAATTTGCTCAAGGTGTGATTCCCACCACCTTCATGCGAAGAGAAGGTGCACCAAAAGAACGTGAACTTTTATGCGGCCGCCTCATTGATCGACCCATACGACCTCTTTTCCCGGCTGGATTATACCATGAGGTCCAG GTGATGGCAAGCGTTCTTTCTTCTGATGGGAAGCAAGATCCAGATATAATGGCTGCTAATGCAACATCTGTTGCTCTTATGTTATCAGATATCCCTTGGGGTGGCCCCATTGGTATGATTCGCATAGGGCGGATTTCCGGAGAATTCATTGTTAATCCAACCATGGATGAG CTCAACATGAGTGATCTCAACTTAGTATATGCCTGCACAAAGGATAAAACCTTGATGATTGATGTGCAAGCTCGTGAGATATCAGAAAGAGATCTGGAAGCGGCCTTAAGGCTTGCTCATCCTGAG GCAGTTAAATATCTTGAGCCTCAAATCAGACTGGCGGCCAGAGCAGGTAAGCGGAAGAAGGAATATAAACTGTCCATGATGTCAGAGATGACATTGGAAAAAGTCAGGAACTTGGCTGAAGCACCTATTGAAGCTGTCTTTACAGATCCTACGTATGGGAAG TTTGAACGTGGAGAGGCCTTAGATAGGATTACACAAGATGTGAGAAGAGAACTCGAGGAAGAGGGTGATGAAGAAAGCTTGAAAGCTCTACCAAAGACAGTTGACACAGTGAGGAAAGGG ATTGTTCGCAGAAGAATTATAGCTGAAGGACTTAGAGTTGATGGGAGACGTCTTGATGAAGTTAGGCCTTTGTTCTGTGAAGCTGGTAATCTTCCTCAATTGCACGGATCATCACTTTTCTCCCGTGGAGATACTCAG GTGCTTTGTACTGTGACCCTTGGAGCACCCGGAGATGCCCAACGTTTGGATTCCTTAGTTGGTCCCTCAACTAAACGTTTCATGCTTCATTATAGTTTCCCACCATTTTGTATAAATGAAGTGGGTAAAAGAGCTGGCCTGAATAGGCGTGAAGTCGGGCATG GTACTCTAGCTGAGAAAGCTCTGCTAGCTGTCTTACCTCCTGAAAATGAGTTACGATATACAATTCGAATTAATTCGGAGGTCATGGCTTCTGATGGTTCAACGTCAATGGCAACTGTATGTGCAG GCAGCATGGCTTTGATGGATGCGGGAATTCCTTTACGTGAACATGTAGCAGGTGTTTCAGTGGGCCTTGTGACTGATGTTGATCCCTCAACTGGCATCATCAAGGATTACCGCATATTGACTGATATTTTG GGCCTGGAAGATCATTTGGGGGACATGGACTTTAAAATTGCAGGCACGCGGAATGGAATAACAGCAATCCAATTGGATATAAAGCCTGCTGGAATCCCTCTCGATATTGTATGTGAGTCTTTGGAACCAGCATTTAAAGCCCGGCTTCAAATCCTTGACCACATGGAACAAGAGATAAATGCACCACGTACTCTGGATGAAAGGAATTCTCCTCGAATTG TTACCTTGAAGTACAGCAATGAAGCTCTTCGCCGCTTGATTGGGCCTCTTGGTGCCTTAAGGAGAAAAATTGAGGAAGAAACTG GTGCACGGATCTCTGTGAATGATGGATCACTTACAATAGTTGCTAAGAACCATGGGGTACTGGATAAAGCGTTAGAAAAG GTTGATTTTATAATTGGTCGTGAGATTGAAGTTGGAGGGATCTATAAAGGCGTCGTAACATCGATCAAAGAATATGGTGCTTTTGTGGAGTTTAATGGCGGCCAACAAGGCCTTCTACACGTATCTGAATTATCTCACGAACCG GTTTCCCGAGTTTCAGATGTGGTATCTATTGGCCAGCAACTGCACTTGAAGTGCATAGGTCAGGATATTCGCGGTAACATTAAACTCTCTCTTAAAGAAACTCTACCAAAACCAAGATCTGGAACAAATAATGTGGTTGAAATCGAAGGAtctttttcacaaataaaacaaGCAACTGATTCTTGGGCATCGGTTGGGAGCATTCCTACTGAGCAAGAAAAGCAGCACTCCGCTGTGAGTAGGCATGAATCTAGCGGGGTGGCATCTTCTTCTTACTCATCACCATCTATTCTAATTCGAAGTGCTGCACAGTGTGACGAGGAGGAAAAATCAGCCGGCTTGAAACGGAATTCAAAAGGTGGCTTTGAGGCTCCAATGAATGCGAAAAGTCTAAAAATTGGGGTGGAGGCAACATCTAAGGTTCATCAAATCCGTGCACGGGGATTAGTTCTTGACTTGGGTGGTGGAATTCGTGGGATGTATCGGTTTGAG ACTAATGGGAAAAGAGACTTTGTGGTCGGAGACGAGTTGCGAGTTAAGTGTTCGAGTTTTACAAGCAAGAGAATTCCGGTAATGTCTATGGCAGAAGATGATTAG